The following are encoded together in the Astyanax mexicanus isolate ESR-SI-001 chromosome 8, AstMex3_surface, whole genome shotgun sequence genome:
- the LOC111190634 gene encoding E3 ubiquitin-protein ligase TRIM39-like isoform X6 yields MASSSSLLSEDEFQCSICLGVFTDPVSTPCGHNFCMVCLREFWNSSSHCQCPFCKEEFSRRPELRVNTFISGLTAQFKKSLQVESSRSSEKPTNVLCDTCSENKNNALKSCLTCMTSYCKTHLEPHLRVPLLKKHKLMDPVENLQDYICQNHERPLELFCRDDQTCVCRFCTETDHKTHSTVPVEQESGEKKTQLGKTQADVQQMIQDRMKKIEEINHSVDLNKKNTEKEKADSVEVFRALVRCIERSQAELLEVMEEKQKAAERQAEELIKELEQEITELKRRDTELEQISHTEDHLHLLQVYPSLCRPPPTKTWTDVRINTHLRVETLRRALSQLQEALSEEMRKVLKTQLKRIQQYAVDVTLDPDTAHPNLILSDDGKEVTCGDSGQNLPDSPQRFNLVPFVLGKEGFSSGRFYYEVQVRGKSKWDLGVIRESSNRKGKITVSPENGFWSIWLRNETEYKAGDSPPVLLSLNQVLQKVGVFVDYEEGLVSFYDVETSSHIYSFTGQSFTEKIYPYFSPCLNDGGKNSAPLIITPVHHHK; encoded by the exons ATGGCTTCCTCCAGCAGTCTCCTGTCTGAAGATGAGTTTCAGTGCTCTATCTGTCTGGGTGTGTTCACTGATCCGGTCTCTactccatgtggacacaacttctgcaTGGTCTGTCTCAGAGAGTTCTGGAACAGCAGCTCACACTGCCAGTGTCCCTTCTGTAAGGAGGAGTTCTCCAGAAGACCTGAGCTTCGTGTGAACACCTTCATCTCTGGACTGACTGCTCAGTTCAAGAAGTCGCTTCAGGTGGAATCCAGCAGATCTTCAGAGAAACCTACGAATGTGCTCTGTGACACCTGCtctgaaaataaaaacaatgctCTGAAGTCCTGTCTGACCTGCATGACCTCCTACTGCAAAACACACCTGGAGCCTCATCTCAGAGTTCCTTTATTGAAGAAGCACAAGCTGATGGACCCTGTGGAGAACCTGCAGGACTACATCTGCCAGAATCATGAGAGACCCctggagctgttctgtagagaCGACCAGACCTGTGTGTGTCGGTTCTGCACTGAGACAGACCACAAGACTCACAGCACTGTTCCTGTAGAGCAGGAGAGTGGAGAGAAGAAG ACTCAGCTGGGGAAGACACAGGCAGATGTTCAGCAGATGATCCAGGACCGAatgaagaagattgaggagatcAATCACTCTGTAGATCTCAATAAG aaaaacacagagaaggagaAAGCAGACAGTGTGGAGGTCTTCAGGGCTCTGGTGCGCTGCATTGAGAGGAGCCAGGCggagctgctggaggtgatggaggagaagcagaaagcagcagagaggcaggctgaagagctgattaaagagctggagcaggaaatcactgagctaaagaggagagacactgagctggagcagatctcccacactgaggaccacctccacctcctacag GTTTACCCCTCCCTCTGCAGACCCCCACCCACCAAGACCTGGACTGACGTCAGGATTAACACTCATCTGAGGGTGGAAactctgaggagagctctgtctcAGCTTCAGGAAGCCCTCAGTGAGGAGATGAGGAAGGTTCTTAAGACCC aactgaagagaattcaACAATATGCAG tggaTGTGACTCTGGATCCTGATACAGCTCATCCTAATCTCATCCTGTCTGATGATGGGAAAGAAGTCACATGTGGAGACAGTGGACAGAACCTTCCTGATTCTCCACAGAGGTTTAATCTGGTTCCCTTTGTTCTGGGAAAGGAGGGATTCTCCTCAGGGAGGTTTTACTATGAGGTTCAGGTCAGAGGGAAGAGTAAGTGGGATTTAGGAGTGATCAGAGAGTCCAGTAACAGGAAGGGGAAGATTACAGTCAGTCCTGAGAATGGATTCTGGTCTATATGGCTGAGGAATGAAACTGAATATAAAGCTGGTGATTCTCCTCCTGTCCTCCTCTCCTTAAATCAGGTTCTccagaaggtgggggtgtttgtggattatgaggagggtctggtctCCTTCTATGATGTTGAGACCAGCTCTCATATCTATTCTTTCACTGGTCAGTCTTTCACTGAGAAAATATATCCATACTTCAGTCCCTGTCTCAATGATGGAGGTAAAaactcagctccactgatcatcactCCTGTTCATCATCATAAATGA
- the LOC125803908 gene encoding E3 ubiquitin-protein ligase TRIM39-like, which yields MASSISLLSEDEFQCCICLDVFTDPVSTPCGHNFCMNCLRKSWNSSSHCKCPLCKEEFSRRPELRVNTFISGLTAQFKKSLQVKSSRASENVLCDICSENKIVALKSCLDCMTSYCKTHLEHHLRAPALKKHKLMDPVENLQDYICQNHERPLELFCRDDQTCVCRFCSETDHKTHSTVPVEQESGEKKTQLGKTQADVQQMIQDRMKKIEEINHSVDLNKKNTEKEKADSVEVFRALVRCIERSQAELLEVMEEKQKAAERQAEELIKELEQEITELKRRDTELEQISHTEDHLHLLQVYPSLCRPPPTKTWTDVRINTHLRVETLRTALSRLQEALSEEMVKLPEISEYLLIKMKRIQQYAVDVTLDPDTAHPELILSDDGKELKHGNIQQNIPDSPQRFDECLCVLGKEGFSSGRFYYEVQVRGKTEWDLGVIRESVNRKGVITLSPEDGEWSISLRNESEYTANECPSVLLSLNQVLQKVGVFVDYEEGLVSFYDVENSSHIYSFTGQSFTEKIYPYFSPYLNDGGKNSAPLIITPVHHHK from the exons ATGGCTTCCTCCATCAGTCTCCTGTCTGAAGATGAGTTTCAGTGCTGTATCTGTCTGGATGTTTTCACTGATCCGGTCTCTactccatgtggacacaacttctgcaTGAACTGTCTCAGAAAGAGCTGGAACAGCAGCTCACACTGCAAGTGTCCCCTTTGTAAGGAGGAGTTCTCCAGAAGACCTGAGCTTCGTGTGAACACCTTCATCTCTGGACTGACTGCTCAGTTCAAGAAGTCGCTTCAGGTGAAATCCAGCAGAGCTTCAGAGAATGTGCTCTGTGACATCTGCTCTGAAAATAAAATCGTTGCTCTGAAGTCCTGTCTGGACTGTATGACCTCCTACTGCAAAACTCACCTGGAGCATCATCTCAGAGCCCCTGCACTGAAGAAGCACAAGCTGATGGACCCTGTGGAGAACCTGCAGGACTACATCTGCCAGAATCATGAGAGACCCctggagctgttctgtagagaCGACCAGACCTGTGTGTGTCGGTTCTGCTCTGAGACAGACCACAAGACTCACAGCACTGTTCCTGTAGAGCAGGAGAGTGGAGAGAAGAAG ACTCAGCTGGGGAAGACACAGGCAGATGTTCAGCAGATGATCCAGGACCGAatgaagaagattgaggagatcAATCACTCTGTAGATCTCAATAAG aaaaacacagagaaggagaAAGCAGACAGTGTGGAGGTCTTCAGGGCTCTGGTGCGCTGCATTGAGAGGAGCCAGGCggagctgctggaggtgatggaggagaagcagaaagcagcagagaggcaggctgaagagctgattaaagagctggagcaggaaatcactgagctaaagaggagagacactgagctggagcagatctcccacactgaggaccacctccacctcctacag GTTTACCCCTCCCTCTGCAGACCCCCACCCACCAAGACCTGGACTGACGTCAGGATTAACACTCATCTGAGGGTGGAGACTCTGAGGACAGCTTTGTCTCGGCTTCAGGAAGCCCTCAGTGAGGAGATGGTGAAGCTTCCTGAGATCAGTGAGTATCTACTGATCA AAATGAAGAGAATTCAACAATATGCAG tggaTGTGACTCTGGATCCTGATACAGCTCATCCTGAACTCATCCTGTCTGATGATGGGAAAGAGTTGAAACATGGAAACATCCAACAAAACATTCCTGATTCTCCACAGAGGTTTGATGAGTGTCTCTGTGTTCTGGGAAAGGAGGGATTCTCCTCAGGGAGGTTTTACTATGAGGTTCAGGTCAGAGGGAAGACTGAGTGGGATTTAGGAGTGATCAGAGAGTCCGTTAACAGGAAGGGGGTGATTACACTCAGTCCTGAGGATGGAGAATGGTCTATATCTTTGAGGAATGAAAGTGAATATACAGCTAATGAATGTCCTTCTGTCCTCCTCTCCTTAAATCAGGTTCTccagaaggtgggggtgtttgtggattatgaggagggtctggtctCCTTCTATGATGTTGAGAACAGCTCTCATATCTACTCTTTCACTGGTCAGTCTTTCACTGAGAAAATCTATCCATACTTCAGTCCCTATCTCAATGATGGAGGTAAAaactcagctccactgatcatcactCCTGTTCATCATCATAAATGA